A window from Candidatus Alcyoniella australis encodes these proteins:
- a CDS encoding DEAD/DEAH box helicase, which yields AAIGAPIKTFTYDGDTPDDARRAIRSQGHIVVSNPDMLHAGVLPHHTKWQKLFTNLRYVVLDELHTYRGVFGSHLANVLRRLRRICKFYNSEPTFICCSATIANPGELAEALIERPVKVVDRSGAPRSRKRLILYNPPVVNRELGIRKSAVTEARKIAANFIENGIQTIVFTTSRLNVEVLTRYLKDRFSRDKLVPDDFISGYRGGYLPNLRRRIESGLRTGKVMGVVSTNALELGIDIGDLTACVMAGYPGSIASAWQQAGRAGRRSGSSCAVLIARSNPLDQYIVTHPEYFFGASPEHARINADNLLILLSHIKSASFELPFEDGESFGRENLIELLEFLEEKSVLHHSEGRWHWNTDAYPADEISLRNISTENFVVVLKDAQNKVIAEVDFSAAPTTIHPDAIYMVESQQYYVDELDWERRRALVHPVDVDYYTDAMTYTNVRVLDRFDFDKAGSEIVEHGEVQVVRKVVGFKKIKFYTSENVGFGDVTLPDNQMHTTSYWFTVPQDMLRSLGYNRSDLIDGLLGIGHALHHLASVALMCDVRDLDRCVGDKSAEWFVRHDPGGRGIYSADDAAGLIDPERIDAFDPTLFIYDTYPGGIGLSPEIFRLHVELIARARELIAGCACEAGCPSCVGPVNEVGVKSKEVALKILELLLNGR from the coding sequence GCCGCCATCGGCGCGCCGATCAAGACCTTCACCTACGACGGCGATACGCCCGACGACGCGCGACGCGCGATCCGCTCCCAGGGGCACATCGTGGTCAGCAACCCGGACATGCTGCACGCCGGCGTGCTGCCGCACCACACCAAGTGGCAGAAGCTGTTCACCAACCTGCGTTACGTGGTGCTCGACGAGCTGCACACCTATCGCGGCGTGTTCGGCAGCCATCTGGCCAACGTGCTGCGTCGGCTGCGGCGCATCTGTAAGTTCTACAACTCCGAACCGACCTTCATCTGCTGCTCGGCGACCATCGCCAATCCCGGCGAGCTGGCCGAGGCGTTGATCGAGCGGCCGGTAAAGGTCGTCGACCGCTCGGGCGCGCCGCGCTCACGCAAGCGACTAATTCTCTACAATCCGCCGGTGGTCAACCGCGAGCTGGGGATTCGTAAGAGCGCGGTGACCGAGGCGCGCAAGATCGCCGCGAACTTCATCGAGAACGGAATCCAGACCATCGTCTTCACCACCAGCCGGCTCAACGTCGAGGTGCTCACCCGCTACCTCAAGGACCGCTTCTCACGCGACAAGCTGGTGCCCGACGACTTCATCTCGGGCTACCGCGGCGGATATTTGCCCAACCTGCGACGCCGCATCGAGTCCGGGCTGCGCACGGGCAAGGTGATGGGCGTGGTCTCGACCAACGCCCTGGAGCTGGGAATCGACATCGGCGATCTAACGGCCTGCGTGATGGCCGGCTACCCCGGCTCGATCGCCAGCGCCTGGCAGCAGGCCGGACGCGCCGGACGCCGCAGCGGCAGCTCTTGCGCAGTGCTGATCGCGCGCTCCAACCCGCTGGACCAATACATCGTCACCCACCCCGAGTACTTCTTCGGCGCCAGCCCGGAACACGCGCGGATCAACGCGGACAACCTGCTGATCCTGCTCTCGCACATCAAGTCCGCATCCTTCGAGCTGCCGTTCGAGGACGGCGAGAGCTTCGGCCGCGAGAACCTGATCGAGCTGCTGGAGTTCCTCGAGGAAAAGAGCGTATTGCACCACTCGGAGGGCCGCTGGCACTGGAACACCGACGCCTACCCCGCCGACGAGATCAGCCTGCGCAACATCAGCACCGAGAACTTCGTCGTGGTGCTCAAGGACGCCCAAAACAAGGTGATCGCCGAGGTCGATTTCAGCGCCGCGCCGACCACGATCCATCCCGACGCGATCTATATGGTGGAGAGCCAGCAGTACTACGTGGACGAGCTGGACTGGGAGCGCCGTCGCGCGCTGGTCCACCCGGTGGACGTGGACTACTACACCGACGCTATGACCTACACCAACGTGCGCGTGCTCGACCGCTTCGACTTCGACAAGGCCGGAAGCGAGATCGTCGAACACGGCGAGGTGCAGGTGGTGCGTAAGGTTGTGGGCTTTAAAAAAATAAAATTCTACACCTCCGAGAACGTGGGCTTCGGCGACGTGACCCTGCCGGACAACCAGATGCACACCACCAGCTACTGGTTCACCGTGCCCCAGGACATGCTGCGCTCGCTGGGCTACAACCGCTCGGACCTGATCGACGGTCTGCTGGGCATCGGCCATGCCCTGCACCACCTGGCCTCGGTGGCGCTGATGTGCGATGTGCGCGACCTGGACCGCTGTGTGGGCGACAAGTCGGCCGAGTGGTTCGTGCGCCACGACCCCGGCGGCCGCGGGATCTACAGCGCGGACGACGCCGCGGGCCTGATCGACCCCGAACGGATCGACGCCTTCGACCCCACGCTGTTCATCTACGACACCTACCCCGGCGGGATCGGGCTCTCCCCCGAGATCTTCCGCCTCCACGTCGAGCTGATCGCACGCGCGCGGGAGCTGATCGCAGGCTGCGCCTGCGAGGCCGGCTGCCCCAGCTGCGTCGGTCCGGTCAACGAGGTCGGCGTCAAGAGCAAAGAGGTTGCGCTGAAGATCCTCGAGCTGTTGCTGAACGGACGATGA
- a CDS encoding ribonuclease H-like domain-containing protein, which yields MTKLRERLEGVLGSSGRAPEQDKQRTISQLRQRIDELTGGRGMVQPQAMEPTTQRVDIQGLVPGRVVDTPCGPTFVAQYRYPMALTHGRLRLDRLFDVDPAMLALLGADPSLAALDPRRTLFFDTETTGLAGGTGTYAFLIGLGEFEGDEFVVTQLFMRDLNEEGASLHLLTQKLERAAFLVSFNGKTFDAPLLNTRLVLNRLPASLDDTPHLDLLHPSRRLFREQLPDCRLGTLEQYELGFERRGDVPGSMVPELYRSYLRSRDGRLVAKVFTHNVYDVLSLVTLTSHLAQLVAQADSSTLDPALILATARLLRDRGQIDRARRCFNLALERSSEADPHTASRARLEVALDLKRGGEHERAAEHFTILVDCGPFDPLPYEQLAIHLEHHANDYIRAEQLTQRALQFLRAGAFASRREYWIAAFEHRLSRLQRKLG from the coding sequence ATGACCAAGCTGCGCGAGCGCCTCGAGGGTGTGCTCGGCTCAAGCGGCAGGGCCCCTGAGCAAGATAAACAGCGCACGATCTCGCAGTTGCGGCAACGGATCGACGAGCTCACCGGCGGCCGCGGTATGGTGCAGCCGCAGGCAATGGAACCTACGACCCAGCGCGTTGACATCCAGGGGCTGGTCCCGGGTCGGGTCGTGGACACGCCGTGCGGGCCGACGTTCGTGGCGCAATACCGTTACCCGATGGCGCTGACCCACGGTCGGCTGCGACTCGACCGGCTGTTCGACGTGGATCCGGCGATGCTCGCCCTGCTCGGCGCGGACCCGAGCCTGGCGGCCCTTGACCCTCGGCGCACGCTGTTCTTCGACACCGAGACCACGGGGCTGGCCGGCGGCACGGGCACCTACGCCTTCCTCATCGGCCTGGGCGAGTTCGAGGGCGACGAGTTCGTGGTAACGCAACTGTTCATGCGCGACCTGAACGAGGAGGGCGCCAGCCTGCACCTGCTGACCCAAAAGCTCGAGCGTGCTGCATTCCTGGTCAGCTTCAACGGAAAGACCTTTGACGCTCCGCTGCTCAACACGCGGCTGGTGCTCAACCGCCTTCCCGCCTCCCTGGACGACACGCCGCACCTGGACCTGCTGCACCCATCCCGGCGGCTGTTCCGCGAGCAACTGCCCGACTGCCGCCTGGGCACCCTTGAGCAGTACGAACTGGGATTCGAGCGGCGCGGCGACGTGCCCGGCTCGATGGTGCCCGAACTCTATCGCTCCTATCTGCGCTCCCGCGACGGCCGGTTGGTGGCCAAGGTTTTTACCCACAACGTCTACGACGTGCTCTCGCTGGTCACGCTGACCAGCCACCTGGCCCAGCTTGTCGCACAGGCGGATAGTTCGACGCTCGATCCGGCGCTGATTCTCGCCACAGCACGGCTGTTGCGCGACCGCGGCCAAATCGACCGCGCCCGGCGTTGCTTTAATCTGGCGTTGGAGCGCTCGTCAGAGGCCGACCCGCACACCGCGAGTCGCGCACGTCTCGAGGTGGCCCTTGATTTAAAACGCGGGGGCGAGCACGAGCGCGCTGCCGAGCATTTCACGATTTTGGTCGATTGCGGACCGTTCGATCCCCTGCCCTACGAACAGTTGGCGATTCATCTGGAACACCACGCCAATGATTACATTCGGGCTGAACAGCTCACGCAGCGCGCGTTGCAGTTTCTGCGCGCCGGCGCATTCGCTTCGCGCCGCGAGTACTGGATCGCGGCGTTCGAGCATCGGCTCAGTCGGCTACAGAGAAAACTCGGTTGA
- a CDS encoding DUF1848 family protein gives MSPEPRDLVISASRTKDLVRCNADLLAAALCGAHPVRFGLAPHSAPLDLEHLGALVLWTCDPSNLTAHRPLREALEGLERRGVVLSVQLTVTGLAGSAVEPGVPDERFVLAQMQRAIDARLIRAEAVTLRFDPFARFHLPGGRELCNADPKVFERVLDLFSSIGVTRVVTSQLDVENYPHVAQRFVRLGIEVLKTDAESLVQGFDAVAKTYGIEFAVCCHPALPEYTERFGCIDGRMLNALIGPKRVGPFSETLHNQIGKQRPDCCCTYSRDIGHSKGFRNCFSFGTGCLYCYAQRGLPPQIEAAVKDLL, from the coding sequence TTGAGTCCAGAGCCGCGCGATCTGGTGATCTCGGCGTCGCGCACTAAGGATCTGGTGCGTTGCAACGCCGACCTGCTGGCCGCGGCGCTGTGCGGCGCTCACCCGGTGCGCTTCGGCCTGGCGCCGCACTCTGCTCCGTTGGATTTGGAGCATCTCGGCGCGCTGGTGCTCTGGACCTGCGATCCGTCCAACCTCACGGCGCACCGTCCATTGCGCGAAGCATTGGAAGGACTCGAACGTCGCGGCGTGGTGCTCAGCGTGCAGCTCACCGTAACCGGACTGGCCGGCAGCGCAGTGGAGCCCGGAGTACCTGACGAGCGTTTCGTGCTCGCGCAGATGCAGCGCGCTATCGACGCGCGGCTGATCCGGGCCGAGGCCGTGACCCTGCGCTTCGATCCGTTCGCCCGCTTTCACTTGCCGGGTGGACGCGAGCTGTGCAACGCCGACCCAAAGGTGTTCGAGCGCGTACTCGACCTTTTTTCGTCGATCGGAGTTACCCGCGTGGTGACATCACAGTTGGACGTGGAGAACTATCCGCACGTGGCCCAGCGGTTTGTTCGGCTGGGCATCGAGGTGCTAAAGACCGATGCTGAGTCGCTGGTGCAAGGCTTCGATGCCGTGGCAAAGACCTACGGCATTGAGTTCGCTGTCTGCTGTCACCCGGCGCTGCCCGAGTACACCGAACGCTTCGGCTGCATCGACGGGCGAATGCTCAATGCATTGATCGGGCCGAAGCGCGTGGGGCCGTTCAGCGAGACGCTGCACAACCAAATCGGCAAACAGCGGCCGGACTGTTGCTGCACCTACTCGCGCGACATCGGTCACAGCAAGGGGTTCCGCAACTGTTTCTCGTTCGGAACCGGCTGCCTGTACTGCTATGCGCAGCGCGGCCTGCCGCCACAGATCGAGGCCGCGGTCAAAGATCTGCTCTGA
- the dut gene encoding dUTP diphosphatase, whose translation MIDPRVMVRRLDPSGDADLPLPQYMTQHAAGADIAAAVHTDMIFAPGERALVPTGLALAMPEGFEAQVRPRSGLAVRYGLTLLNTPGTIDADYRGELKILMINLGQEPATIKRGERIAQLVIAPVARAEFKQCDELPPSSRGEGGFGHTGA comes from the coding sequence ATGATCGATCCGCGGGTAATGGTCCGGCGTCTCGACCCATCTGGGGACGCCGACCTGCCCCTTCCCCAATACATGACCCAGCACGCGGCCGGCGCCGACATCGCGGCCGCAGTGCATACCGACATGATCTTCGCGCCCGGCGAGCGCGCGCTGGTCCCCACCGGCCTGGCGCTGGCCATGCCCGAAGGATTCGAGGCCCAGGTCCGGCCGCGTTCGGGCCTGGCCGTGCGCTACGGCCTGACCCTGCTCAACACGCCGGGCACCATCGACGCGGACTATCGCGGCGAGCTCAAGATTCTGATGATCAACCTCGGCCAGGAGCCGGCGACGATCAAGCGCGGCGAGCGCATTGCCCAGCTGGTGATCGCGCCGGTGGCGCGCGCCGAGTTCAAGCAATGCGACGAGCTGCCCCCCAGCTCGCGCGGAGAGGGCGGCTTCGGGCACACCGGGGCATAG